Proteins from a genomic interval of Nostoc sp. TCL240-02:
- a CDS encoding IS630 family transposase yields the protein MPPPAKNFLTQEQVSKLQEALKESNLPHIRERILIILLQNDGKPQHEIAKFLGCSHRTVAYWCMHGDPDNLETLHNKREYEHWRKATPEYIELLLKTVAQEPSSLGYEFGKWTAERLATYLTEKTGIDLSSSQVRRILKRKKYSYIWAKYDLKDKQNPVDRAKFKEKLTQYLLIAREQPERLQVWFWDESGFSLRVIRRKNWSKKGKRKNVPGQRRCGRVNVMGAIRELDRKRVCFFVKKGNADIFYEQLQLLFELIKQEWISKGNLGEDFVKSGPKIILVLDNASFHKRKDIIAKISEEFPNFVLEFLPPYSPDYNIIELVWHSCKEYIAHRLFKSVDELKSLLDKLLNQGELVIKWHRQIKNKGNLSYIAA from the coding sequence ATGCCGCCACCAGCCAAGAACTTTTTAACACAGGAGCAAGTCAGCAAGCTACAGGAAGCTCTAAAAGAGAGCAACCTACCGCATATTAGGGAAAGAATTCTAATTATTCTTCTGCAAAATGATGGGAAGCCACAACACGAAATTGCAAAATTTTTAGGCTGTTCGCATAGAACAGTGGCATATTGGTGTATGCATGGAGATCCAGATAATTTAGAAACCTTACATAATAAAAGAGAGTACGAACATTGGCGAAAAGCCACTCCTGAATATATTGAACTTTTATTAAAAACTGTTGCTCAAGAACCCTCATCATTAGGTTACGAATTTGGGAAATGGACAGCAGAAAGATTAGCTACTTATTTAACCGAGAAAACAGGTATTGATTTAAGTAGCTCTCAAGTGAGGAGGATATTAAAGCGAAAAAAGTATAGTTATATTTGGGCTAAATATGATCTAAAGGATAAACAAAATCCAGTAGATAGAGCAAAATTTAAAGAAAAACTTACCCAATATTTATTGATTGCACGAGAACAGCCAGAGCGTCTACAGGTATGGTTTTGGGACGAGAGCGGGTTTAGTTTACGTGTAATTCGACGCAAGAATTGGAGTAAAAAAGGAAAACGTAAAAATGTTCCAGGGCAACGGCGTTGTGGTCGGGTTAATGTGATGGGAGCAATCCGAGAATTAGACCGAAAGCGGGTATGCTTTTTCGTGAAAAAAGGTAATGCAGATATTTTTTACGAGCAATTACAACTATTATTTGAATTAATTAAACAGGAGTGGATAAGTAAAGGAAACCTTGGCGAAGATTTTGTAAAATCTGGGCCGAAGATTATTTTAGTTTTAGATAATGCTAGTTTTCATAAACGCAAAGACATTATAGCTAAAATATCTGAAGAGTTCCCAAATTTTGTTTTAGAGTTTTTACCCCCTTACAGCCCTGATTACAATATTATTGAGTTAGTCTGGCACTCATGTAAAGAATATATTGCTCATCGCTTATTTAAATCAGTAGATGAATTAAAATCACTGCTAGATAAGCTTTTGAATCAAGGCGAGTTAGTGATTAAGTGGCATCGCCAAATCAAAAACAAAGGCAATCTCAGCTATATTGCAGCTTGA
- a CDS encoding Uma2 family endonuclease, with protein sequence MVAISQQPPKMTIEEYFAWELQQELRYEYVNGEVFAMTGGTIPHNDIALNFYTALRPHLRARGCRVNVSDVKVQVTPESPYYYPDVIVSCDPQDLNARKFIQNPKIIAEVLSPTTSGKDRGEKFTNYLKIPSLQEYLLIDSEKISVERYCRGEGKMWLYYPYTEGDMITLSSIEFELAIAPLYEGVIFEAEE encoded by the coding sequence ATGGTAGCCATCTCCCAGCAACCGCCAAAAATGACCATCGAGGAGTATTTTGCATGGGAACTCCAGCAAGAACTTCGTTATGAATATGTCAACGGCGAAGTTTTTGCAATGACGGGTGGTACAATTCCCCACAATGATATTGCACTTAATTTTTACACAGCTTTACGCCCACATTTACGGGCTAGAGGTTGTCGAGTAAATGTGTCAGATGTGAAAGTACAAGTTACTCCTGAAAGTCCTTATTATTACCCTGATGTTATCGTCAGTTGCGACCCTCAAGACCTGAATGCCCGCAAATTTATTCAAAACCCAAAAATTATTGCCGAAGTTCTCTCCCCCACTACAAGCGGGAAAGATAGGGGCGAAAAATTCACCAATTACCTGAAAATTCCTTCTTTACAAGAATATTTATTGATAGATTCGGAAAAAATTTCCGTCGAACGCTACTGTCGGGGAGAGGGCAAAATGTGGCTTTATTATCCCTACACTGAGGGAGATATGATTACCCTATCCAGCATCGAATTTGAGTTAGCGATCGCACCACTGTATGAAGGTGTTATTTTTGAAGCAGAAGAATAG
- a CDS encoding Npun_R1517 family heterocyst differentiation transcriptional regulator, translating to MNSKALPRQINNLEVGVYECEIHLKFRLIEEKSLLSDREQLLQVLLDALTEGSDDFLETLQASVKAQEVSEFKASPQMRRQLMRLRNAAENPQT from the coding sequence ATGAACTCCAAAGCATTACCACGCCAGATAAATAATCTCGAAGTAGGTGTTTATGAGTGCGAAATCCATCTCAAATTCCGGTTGATTGAGGAAAAGAGTCTGTTGAGCGATCGCGAGCAACTCTTACAAGTGCTACTTGATGCTTTGACCGAAGGCTCTGATGACTTTCTAGAGACGCTACAAGCGTCCGTTAAAGCGCAGGAAGTGTCTGAGTTTAAAGCTTCACCTCAAATGCGACGTCAGCTTATGCGCTTGCGTAATGCTGCTGAAAATCCACAAACTTAA
- a CDS encoding response regulator transcription factor, with the protein MSAQLLLVDDEPGIREAVKDYLQESGFSVQVASNALEGWEWMQMNTPDLVISDVMMPQVDGYQFLKQLREDPRFQALPVVFLTAKGMTGDRIQGYHAGVDAYLPKPFDPDELVAIVENLLARRAAKATTTGDDAETPDLAELANQIAQIKALLTQRNAISQSPAPFKIDLTPREQSVLNLVAEGLMNKEIARRLETSVRNVEKYVSRLFSKTGTNSRTELVRFALEHGLAK; encoded by the coding sequence ATGTCAGCACAATTGTTACTGGTGGATGATGAACCAGGGATACGGGAAGCCGTGAAAGACTATTTGCAAGAGAGCGGTTTCAGCGTTCAAGTCGCCAGTAACGCCCTTGAAGGTTGGGAATGGATGCAAATGAATACACCTGACTTAGTGATATCCGATGTCATGATGCCCCAGGTGGATGGCTATCAGTTCCTCAAGCAACTGCGAGAAGACCCCCGCTTTCAAGCACTGCCAGTAGTATTTTTAACTGCTAAGGGTATGACTGGCGATCGCATCCAAGGCTATCATGCTGGTGTTGATGCCTATTTACCCAAACCCTTCGATCCTGATGAGTTAGTGGCTATAGTCGAAAATTTGCTAGCCCGCCGCGCTGCTAAGGCTACAACTACAGGAGATGACGCTGAAACACCCGATCTTGCTGAACTAGCTAATCAAATTGCCCAAATTAAAGCATTATTAACCCAAAGAAATGCCATTTCCCAATCGCCAGCCCCTTTTAAAATTGATTTGACTCCCAGAGAACAAAGTGTTTTAAACTTGGTCGCTGAAGGGTTGATGAATAAAGAAATCGCCCGTCGTTTGGAAACCAGCGTCCGCAATGTAGAAAAGTACGTCAGCCGTTTGTTTAGTAAAACTGGCACTAATAGCCGTACAGAGTTAGTTCGTTTTGCTCTAGAACACGGTCTGGCTAAATAG